In Halobacteria archaeon AArc-dxtr1, the sequence GTCGCCCCGGTCTCGCGCTCGGTCTATCACCGCACGAGCACGCTCGCGATCGACGTCGTCGAAGGCAGCCGGCTCGTCGACCCGTCGATCACGGACCTCGCGGTACTGGGCGAGTGCGTCGAGCCCGGAGACGGCCCGCGCCGGATCGAAGTAGTTCGGGATGCCGAACTCCTTGAGGACCTCGCCTGCGAGACGGGCGCGCTCGCCGCCCATCATACTCGTGACGACCGGCTTCCCGTGTTTTTCGCGGATGTCGATGACGACCTCCGCGAGGCGATCGTACTTGAGGACGGCCGTTGGCGCGGCGACGACCACCGCGCTGCCGACGTTCGGGTCGGCAAGCGCTGCATCGAGAGCCTCGCCGAACCGGTCGACGTCGGCGTCGCCGATCGCGTCGATCGGGTTATGCAGGTTCGCTTCTTCCGGGAGCGACTCTGAAAGGCGCTCGACCGTCTCCGAGGCGAACGACGCCATCCGCAGTCTGGAGTCGCCGACCGCGTCTGTCGTCAGCACGCCTGGGCCTCCGGCGTTTGTCACCACTGCCACGCCGTCGGAGTCGGGGACCGGCAGGCCCGAGAGCGCGCGGGCGTAGTCGAACAGTTCCTGGACCGACTGCGCCCGGACGACGCCGGCCTGTTCGAGCCCCGTCTCGTAGGCGCGCTCGCTGCCGGCGATCGCGCCGGTGTGTGAGGACGCCGCCTGCGCTCCGGCGTCCGTCCGGCCGGACTTGACGAAGACGATCGGCGTCTCGTCGCTCACCTCGCGTGCCACCCGGAGGAACTCGTCACCCCGGTCGATATCCTCCAGGTAGCCGATGATGACGTCCGTCTCGGGATCGTCACCCCACTCACGGACGAAGTCGGTCTCGTCGAGCACCGATTTGTTGCCAAGCGAGACGACGTCGCGAAAGCCGACGCCCTGCTCGTTGGCCCAGTCCAGGACGGCAGTGATGAACGCCCCCGACTGGCTCATAAACGAGATCGAGCCCTCGCGAGCGCCCTCGGGACCGAACGTCGCGTTCATCCCGACCGGAGTGCTCATCACGCCCAAGCTGTTCGGACCAACGACGTTCAGGTCGTACTCGTCGGCGATCTCGCGAAGCTCTCGCTCACGGCTCGCGCCCTCGCTGCCGGTCTCTGCGAACCCGGCCGTGATGACGACGACGTTCTCAGTTCCTGCCTCGGCGATCTCTCTGACTGCCGCTAAGACGATCGGTGGCGGGACGACGACGACGGCCAAGTCGGCCGCCGGTGCGCTGGCCATATCGGGATAGCAGCTAAAGCCGAGGACCTCTTCCCGGTTGGGGTTGACGGGGATCACCTCGCCGTCGAAGTCGCCTCGGAGATTCTCGAGGACGGCTCGTCCAACCGCGCCCTCGCGGTCGGTCGCGCCGACGACAGCAATCGTCTCGGGTGCAAACAGCGCCGATAACCCTCCCATCGTGTGAGCCGTGGTTCCGCGGGGTGTTAAACCCGACTCCTGTTCCCGCGGGGTCGGAACATCGAACCAGAAGACGGAACCGCCGTCCAGCGAATTATCGTGTCGAAAGCGGTGCGAACCGACCCGACGCCGCGATCGCGAGGAGGTAACAGGTGATTGCGGCGACGATGATCGAGCCTCCGGTCGGAAGGCTTGCGCGCAACGCGAACGCGAATCCAGCGAGGACCGCGAACTGACCGATCAGAATCGAGAGATACAGCGTCTCACGGAAGCTGCGTGCGATCTGCGTGGCGGCGGCCACGGGGATGACGAGCATGCCGGCAACGAGGATCACGCCAAGAATCTGCATGGCACCAACGACGACGACAGCCGTCATCACGACCAGTAAGGTGTTATATCGGTCGACGTCGAGCCGGGCGACTCTGGCTGCCTGTTCGTCGAACGTGATGAACAGCAGCTGTTTGTAGCTGAGGACGACGATAGCGACCACGACCACGCTCAGGACAGCCATCAGGCGCGCGCCGCTGGGTGTGACAACCGTGATGTTCCCAAAGAGGAATGCCTCGATATCGGTGGCAATCGTGGTGACCCCACGCCCCCAGCTGATGAGCAACGTCCCGACGGCGAAGCTCCCGGTCAGAACGATGGCGATTGGCACGTCGCCGTAGGTCCGGGTTCGATCGGCGAGCCACTGGACGCCGAGCGCTCCAAGGACGGCGACGACGAGCGCGACGAGCAACAGCGAGCCTTCCCAGCCGGTGACGCCGATGATCAACAGCCCGACGGCGACGCCGGCGAACGCCGTGTGAGCGAGCGTTTCGCCGATCAGCGCCATCTCCCGGTGAACGAGATAGGAGCCGACTAGTGGCGCGACGACGCCGATGAGCACCCCCGTCGCCACCGACCGCCAGATAAACGGGTGGCGCAAGGCGTCGACTCCCAGCGCGTAGTCGATCCATGCACCGGCGATGAGTAGCTGCTCGAACGCGATTCCGGCGGCAGGGTCGAGTCCTGTCGCTGCGTACACCGATTCGATCACTGGATGCGCATCGGCGTAGGGGTAGAGTCGGAGCCAGTCGAGGGCGAGAAACGCGATCATGACGGCTGCGAGGGCGCCGACGACGGCGAGTCCGAACAGTTCGACGCGTTCTCTGGTGTCGGTGGTCGGAAACCGACTCGCACGCTGGACGTCGCTTCGATCTGTCTCAGCGATGGGGTCTGAGCCGTCGGCAGTGTCTGTGTCGCTCATCAGTGGTGGTGGTGGACGACCCGTCCCGCCGCGCCGTAGGCTTCGCTCAAGGCGTCGCTCTCGACGAATGAC encodes:
- a CDS encoding metal ABC transporter permease, whose translation is MSDTDTADGSDPIAETDRSDVQRASRFPTTDTRERVELFGLAVVGALAAVMIAFLALDWLRLYPYADAHPVIESVYAATGLDPAAGIAFEQLLIAGAWIDYALGVDALRHPFIWRSVATGVLIGVVAPLVGSYLVHREMALIGETLAHTAFAGVAVGLLIIGVTGWEGSLLLVALVVAVLGALGVQWLADRTRTYGDVPIAIVLTGSFAVGTLLISWGRGVTTIATDIEAFLFGNITVVTPSGARLMAVLSVVVVAIVVLSYKQLLFITFDEQAARVARLDVDRYNTLLVVMTAVVVVGAMQILGVILVAGMLVIPVAAATQIARSFRETLYLSILIGQFAVLAGFAFALRASLPTGGSIIVAAITCYLLAIAASGRFAPLSTR
- a CDS encoding acetate--CoA ligase family protein, producing MGGLSALFAPETIAVVGATDREGAVGRAVLENLRGDFDGEVIPVNPNREEVLGFSCYPDMASAPAADLAVVVVPPPIVLAAVREIAEAGTENVVVITAGFAETGSEGASRERELREIADEYDLNVVGPNSLGVMSTPVGMNATFGPEGAREGSISFMSQSGAFITAVLDWANEQGVGFRDVVSLGNKSVLDETDFVREWGDDPETDVIIGYLEDIDRGDEFLRVAREVSDETPIVFVKSGRTDAGAQAASSHTGAIAGSERAYETGLEQAGVVRAQSVQELFDYARALSGLPVPDSDGVAVVTNAGGPGVLTTDAVGDSRLRMASFASETVERLSESLPEEANLHNPIDAIGDADVDRFGEALDAALADPNVGSAVVVAAPTAVLKYDRLAEVVIDIREKHGKPVVTSMMGGERARLAGEVLKEFGIPNYFDPARAVSGLDALAQYREVRDRRVDEPAAFDDVDRERARAVIDRARDRGDTRLGVESMDLLEAYGIPTPTGEIVDDPEAAREVAAEIDGDVVLKIVSPDISHKSDIGGVRVGVEDEEVYDAYEDVVTRARNYQPDATILGVQVQEMLDLEGTTETIVGMNRDPQFGPLLLFGLGGIFVEILEDTSVRVAPIGEDQAREMVDEITAAPLLRGARGREPADVEGVVDAIQRLSQLVTDFPSILELDVNPLVVGPEGVQAIDLRLTVDTEEP